One region of Fragaria vesca subsp. vesca linkage group LG4, FraVesHawaii_1.0, whole genome shotgun sequence genomic DNA includes:
- the LOC101294654 gene encoding acyl carrier protein 2, mitochondrial-like — translation MTVKISICLSSPPRSQDQYRQSLRQGDRRRHHQGDRQGLELWNGLRVTVQNQAKVYVPAAAIVVKDRSSSSTGEDEAKGCVDRSSIGSKRLESAGIPINFQKVDPSKVTPDAHFQKDLGLDSLDAVEIVMALEEELGFEIPDNEADKINSIGLAVDFISSHPQAK, via the exons ATGACAGTAAAAATATCTATCTGCCTCTCTTCACCTCCTCGTTCGCAAGATCAGTACCGTCAATCTCTCCGCCAAGGAGATCGGAGAAGACATCACCAAGGAGACCGCCAAGGACTAGAACTCTGGAACGGCCTCCGCGTCACCGTCCAGAACCAGGCCAAGGTCTACGTCCCTGCTGCCGCCATCGTCGTCAAGGACCGGAGTTCGAGCTCGACCGGCGAAGACGAAGCGAAAGGTTGT GTCGACAGGTCGTCAATCGGGTCGAAGAGGCTCGAGTCTGCTGGTATACCCATAAACTTCCAGAAAGTCGATCCCTCCAAGGTTACACCGGATGCTCATTTCCAGAAAGATCTTGGTTTAGATAGTTTAGATGCTGTGGAGATTGTGATGGCACTTGAAGAGGAGCTTGGGTTTGAGATCCCAGACAATGAAGCAGACAAGATCAACTCCATTGGCCTTGCTGTTGACTTTATATCCTCTCACCCTCAGGCAAAGTAG